The genomic region GCGGTTTAGCGTGATCCCGTATTCACCAAGCGTATTGGCAAGCCATGCCACCGCTTGGGCTGGATGACCCTGTACCGCATCACCACGACCAGTGGCAATCAGCTCCGCGTTTTTGTGCATTTTCATCTGCACAGCGGCCAAATCGATATCGTTTGGTGTGATACGTTGCTTACCAATAACAAAAATGCCACACGAAGCATTGTCAGCAACGGTATCAACAATGTTGATTTTCCAATCGTTAATGCGCGAGTCGACAATTTCATAACACGGTGCTACCCATTCCGTTGCCGCTAATACGTCTTCTTTGCTAATGCCCGGACCGTTTAGGTCATGTGCTAAACAAAAGGCAATTTCACCTTCGGCGCGTGGCTGAATAAGCCCCATTTCTGACAAGCTGACACTGTCACCATCAGTGACCACCATGGCATCGGTTAAAAATCCAAAATCCGGTTGGTGAACATTCAGCATGTCTTGTACAGCTTTACTGGTTACGCCAATTTTTTTACCAATGACGCGTTCGCCTTTGTCGTTGCGATGTTGTAAAAACGCCAACGAGATCTGGTATGCGTCATCAATGGTTAACTCAGGATGACGTTCGCTAATGGGTGATAATGGTTGGCTATGTTGTAGCGCTTGGTATAGCTCATCGGCTAAAACTTGGTGTGTGCTTTGCTTCATAACGATTCTTTTAGTTAAAAATAGGTTGTTCGGCGCCACCGTCTACCGCCAAAATTTGGCCGGTGATCCATGACGAAGCATCAGTGGCAAAAAAGCATGCAGCATTGGCAATGTCTTCAACATTACCTATACGCTGCATTGGGGTTCTTTCAGCCATTTGTTCTAACATAGCTTCTGGTGCTACATCCATCAACGCTTTGGTTGCAATTGGGCCTGGCGAAATGGCATTTACCCGAACTTCTGGGGCCAACTCTTGGGCGATATTGCGGGTAAAGTGATCTAATGCTGCCTTAACTGCCGCATAAGCTGAGAAGTTTTGTTGAACAAGCTTTGCCGCAGCAGAGCTGATGTTAATGACATTACCACCACCGCTGTTGATCATGTGAACTTGGCATAGCTGAATAAGGTGTGCCGCTGTGGTCACGTTTAAATCAAAGATATTGCTTAACGTGTTGGTATCAATTTTTGTAAATGGGCATGGACCGCCACCACCGACGGTATTAACCAAATGGGTAATGCGATTAAATTTTGCTAAGGTAAAATTTACCAACGCTTGGCGATCATCTGCATGACACACATCCGCCTGAAATGGCACGGCTAAGTGACCAGTGGCGTTATCGACTTGACTACCAGCAAATTCACGGTTGATCTCATCACATGTCGCTTCAATGTCGGCTAACGTGCGTGCCGTGCACACCACATGACACCCCAGGGAAGCAAATGCTTTTGCAATTGCCTTACCGATGCCTTGACCCGCACCGGTAACTATCGCGACCTTGTTGTCTAATGACTGGTTGGTGATGTTCATTGGTTTACTGCCTTAGCTACATCCCACAAATCGGGTACGCCCGGATCTGTCAGTTTAATAACCTTTTTAAGTAGCAACTTAAGCGCTTGTAACTCACCTTCGCCTAGCGTTTCTTTAATTGACTCTTCTAAACCTTTGGCTGTGGCGATATGCGAAATAGACTCTTGACGACCATCATGTGTTAGTTGGATTAACGCGCCGTCTTCACCTAAGGCAATTAACTGCCGTGCAAACAAGTTGCCTAAATCGTCCATGCTCAGCTCGATATCGGTGTAACGTAAGTATTCATTAAGCTCTGCTAGCGTAAGCTCGCTTTGTACACCCAATACCGACAACACATAAAACTCAAGATCGCTCAATTGTTTTTCACCTGCGCGATCTTTTAAGCCGTGTAGTAACTGAAAGTGACTGCGACCTAACAAATACCCCAATAAGTTTTCGTTATAGGCCGCACTTGAAAGCTCTTCAACGGTTGACGATGACAACGCAACACCTTCATATGGCTTGCGCGCTGTTAGCGCATACTGGCCGCCAACGAACGCCAACGGCGCACTGTCGGTTGTATCAAAAGCCAGTACTTCACCAACAAAGATAATGTGATCACCACCATCGTATTGAAACGCATTACGACATTGCAAACGTGCGGTACAACCAGCCAACAATGGCGCATCGGTAATACCGTGTTCAAGCTCCACGTCAGCAAACTTATCGGCACCTTTTGATGCAAACTTGTTCGACAATGGCTCTTGCTCAACCGATAAAATGTGTACGTTCCAATGCTCAGCGTCGTTAAAAACCGGCACGCTCGCCGCGGTTTTTGCTAAGCTCCATAACACCAACGGTGGCTCAAGTGATACGGAATTAAAACTGTTTGCTGTTAGACCCACTAACTGACCATCGCCAGCCTTTGTGGTAATGATGGTAACACCCGTTGCAAAGCTGCCTAAGGCATTACGAAATGCGCGGGTATCAAAGCTGTTTGCCGCCATAATATACTCCTTTTAGATATAGAATCATTGTCGTTCGTGAGGGTGAATTCTCATCGTTCAAATGGACTAACGGGGATTTTCATGGTCCAAAAGGACGAGGAAAGTAGACAGCAAGGGGGTAATATCGGTAGGCTAGAGCCGCACCGTAACTCAAGTTAGAGACACTCTTATGTGACCTACTTAGTGACCTAACTCATCGAGATGCTTATTTATGCGCTCATGACTTGGTGCCAATGATAATAATAAAGAAAAGAGAAAACGCATGGACACTCATTACAATCAAGATAAACCGGTAACCCCTCTTACAAAACGAGTGACAGAATTAAAAGCGCTAACCCGTGCTGATCTTGTGGTCAGTGTTGCCGAGCGTAAACAACGTATTCAACAAGTTATTGATATGCTTGTTGAAGAAAAGCAAAATTTGGTTGATGCCATTGAGGCCGACTTTCAAGGTCGCCACAAAGCATTTTCAACCATGACCGATATCTTAGGCTGCTTGGCGTCACTTAAGTACACTCGCGATAACTTACATAAATGGGTTGAGCCACGAGAAAAAGAAATGATCGCCCCATACGATCAAATGGGCGCAAAAGCCTATGCCATGGCGCAACCTAAGGGCGTGATTGGTATTCTCGGCACCTGGAACTACCCGCTGTTTACCGTACTGAGCCCACTCGCCTGTGTATTAGGTGCGGGGAACCGCGCGCTATTAAAAGTATCGGTTGCCACGCCACGTACCGCCGAAGCCTTAGCAAAAGCAGCGAAAAAGCACTTAAACACCGATATTGTTGATGTTGTTACAGGTGACTCACAAGTAAGCCGTGATTTTACTAGTCAAGCGTGGGATCACTTAGTATTCACCGGTGGCGTAGCAACCGGTAAAAAAATCATGGCTTCAGCGGCGCAAAACTTAGTACCAGTAACTTTAGAGTTAGGTGGTAAATCACCAGCCATCGTTAGCCAAAGCGCCG from Thalassotalea sp. Sam97 harbors:
- a CDS encoding SDR family NAD(P)-dependent oxidoreductase → MNITNQSLDNKVAIVTGAGQGIGKAIAKAFASLGCHVVCTARTLADIEATCDEINREFAGSQVDNATGHLAVPFQADVCHADDRQALVNFTLAKFNRITHLVNTVGGGGPCPFTKIDTNTLSNIFDLNVTTAAHLIQLCQVHMINSGGGNVINISSAAAKLVQQNFSAYAAVKAALDHFTRNIAQELAPEVRVNAISPGPIATKALMDVAPEAMLEQMAERTPMQRIGNVEDIANAACFFATDASSWITGQILAVDGGAEQPIFN
- a CDS encoding fumarylacetoacetate hydrolase family protein, whose product is MKQSTHQVLADELYQALQHSQPLSPISERHPELTIDDAYQISLAFLQHRNDKGERVIGKKIGVTSKAVQDMLNVHQPDFGFLTDAMVVTDGDSVSLSEMGLIQPRAEGEIAFCLAHDLNGPGISKEDVLAATEWVAPCYEIVDSRINDWKINIVDTVADNASCGIFVIGKQRITPNDIDLAAVQMKMHKNAELIATGRGDAVQGHPAQAVAWLANTLGEYGITLNRGDIILSGALAPLIPVTSGDKFTMTIEELGDCSINFVA
- a CDS encoding flavin reductase family protein, whose translation is MAANSFDTRAFRNALGSFATGVTIITTKAGDGQLVGLTANSFNSVSLEPPLVLWSLAKTAASVPVFNDAEHWNVHILSVEQEPLSNKFASKGADKFADVELEHGITDAPLLAGCTARLQCRNAFQYDGGDHIIFVGEVLAFDTTDSAPLAFVGGQYALTARKPYEGVALSSSTVEELSSAAYNENLLGYLLGRSHFQLLHGLKDRAGEKQLSDLEFYVLSVLGVQSELTLAELNEYLRYTDIELSMDDLGNLFARQLIALGEDGALIQLTHDGRQESISHIATAKGLEESIKETLGEGELQALKLLLKKVIKLTDPGVPDLWDVAKAVNQ